The Mangrovivirga cuniculi genomic sequence TCGATTGCCGGACTAATGGCCGGGTTGCTTACCAAAGTGGGTGTATATGCGCTGATTCGCTTTTTACCCTACTTTATACTTATGATATTCCGCTTACCCATACCTTCTTGCTGGTGGTGTCCGGATTGACTATGTTTTTTGGAGTAATGGGAGCGATTGCACAAAACGACATTCGAAAAGTGCTGTCATTTCACATCGTCAGTCAGATCGGATATATGGTGATGGGACTGGCCCTGTTTACTCCACTGGCATTGGCGGGATCAATATTTTATATCATTCACCATATACTGGTAAAAACCAACCTGTTTTTAATCAGTGGAATTATAAAAGAGACCAACGGATATTATAAGCTCAAAAAGCTGGGCAGCGTGTATAATTTATTCCCGTTTGTGACCTTATTGTTTGTGATCTCTGCGTTTTCCCTTGCCGGAATTCCTCCCCTTTCAGGGTTTTGGGGTAAATTTATTCTGGCAAAAGCCGGTTTGGAACTGGAGCAATATTTCATCGTAGCGGTCTCCTTATTAGTGGGATTTCTGACATTATTTTCCATGTCAAAAATATGGCGATCAGTCTTCTGGTCTCCGGCCCCTGCTAAATATAAAAAAGAAATCAGGTACGACGGCAGGTCATTATTCAAGTCAAAATATGCGATGATCCTGTCTTCTGCTTTCCTGGCCGCCTTTACGCTTTTGCTTAGCTTTTTTCCCGATCTGCTCAGCACATTTTCACAAGAAGCTGCCGAGCAGTTGCTGAATCCTTCAATTTATGTTGATGCTGTGTTAAAAACGAATTATAAATAATATGTACATTATAATAAACCTCATACTTACTGCCCTGATGACCTGGTTTACACTCAGGATCTATCCGGAAATTCCTTCATCGGGGTTTATGGTTTTACTTGTTTTTATCATTTGGAATGTCGCTCTCTGGCTGATTTCCTTCTTTTACAACAAAAAAGCCTTTTATAAAACCCCGAAGATCGGTGCTCTGATACTCTTTTACTTTAAAGAACTTCTCATCGCATCCGGAAGGGTAGCCTATGAAGTGGTTACGCCTACCGACCACATGCGACCGGCTGTGGTGGCAATTCCACTGGAAGCAAAAACAGACCTGGAAATAACATTACTTGCCAATTTCATCACCTTAACACCCGGCACGTTGAGCATCGATGTTTCCAGGGATCGCAAGACTTTGTACATTCATGAATTGTATGTCAAATCGGGAGATAAAGAACGGCTGAGA encodes the following:
- a CDS encoding proton-conducting transporter transmembrane domain-containing protein — its product is MSGLTMFFGVMGAIAQNDIRKVLSFHIVSQIGYMVMGLALFTPLALAGSIFYIIHHILVKTNLFLISGIIKETNGYYKLKKLGSVYNLFPFVTLLFVISAFSLAGIPPLSGFWGKFILAKAGLELEQYFIVAVSLLVGFLTLFSMSKIWRSVFWSPAPAKYKKEIRYDGRSLFKSKYAMILSSAFLAAFTLLLSFFPDLLSTFSQEAAEQLLNPSIYVDAVLKTNYK
- a CDS encoding Na+/H+ antiporter subunit E, yielding MYIIINLILTALMTWFTLRIYPEIPSSGFMVLLVFIIWNVALWLISFFYNKKAFYKTPKIGALILFYFKELLIASGRVAYEVVTPTDHMRPAVVAIPLEAKTDLEITLLANFITLTPGTLSIDVSRDRKTLYIHELYVKSGDKERLRRQIKDGFEKKILKITRRHYQ